The Equus quagga isolate Etosha38 chromosome 12, UCLA_HA_Equagga_1.0, whole genome shotgun sequence genome includes a region encoding these proteins:
- the TCFL5 gene encoding transcription factor-like 5 protein yields MMLLSEAGAPPAAAAAAEKTPGADGPPGAPRPKAPDGAGKEKAAAGEGAPEARAKSAVRVRLEDRFNSIPADPPPAPRGAESPEPGVALNNLVTLIRHPSELMNVPLHQQQNKCTTLVKNKTAAATAALQFTYPLFPTNTCSTGASTNLSQAQSSSNSCSILETAKHQDIGLPRAFSFCYQQEIESTKQTLGSRNKALPEQVWIKVGEEALCKQAINKRNRSRVRQLDTNVERRALGEIQNVGEGSTAAQGTWQSAESAQSSLGEQSQSGPQGGRSQRRERHNRMERDRRRRIRICCDELNLLVPFCNAETDKATTLQWTTAFLKYIQERHGDSLKKEPSPGSELAPARSECLL; encoded by the exons ATGATGCTGCTGAGCGAGGCGGGCGcgccccccgccgccgccgccgccgccgagaaGACGCCGGGCGCCGACGGCCCCCCGGGCGCCCCCCGGCCCAAGGCGCCCGACGGCGCGGGCAAGGAGAAGGCGGCGGCCGGGGAGGGCGCGCCCGAGGCGCGGGCCAAGTCGGCCGTGCGCGTCCGCCTGGAGGACCGCTTCAACAGCATCCCCGCCgaccccccgcccgccccgcgcgGCGCCGAGTCCCCCGAGCCGGGCGTGGCGCTCAACAA TTTGGTAACTCTTATTCGACATCCATCCGAATTAATGAATGTTCCTCTTCATCAGCAACAGAACAAATGTACAAcgttagtgaaaaataaaactgctgcTGCGACGGCCGCTTTGCAGTTTACGTACCCGCTCTTTCCCACAAACACCTGCTCTACCGGCGCAAGCACTAATCTCTCGCAAGCACAG AGTTCTAGTAACTCATGTTCTATACTTGAAACTGCCAAGCATCAGGATATTGGATTGCCTAgagcattttctttctgttatcagCAAGAAATTGAATCCACTAAACAGACTTTAGGTAGTAGAAACAAAGCTTTGCCTGAGCAGGTTTGGATTAAAGTGGGAG aAGAAGCGCTATGTAAACAAGCAATAAATAAGAGGAATCGGAGTAGAGTCCGTCAGCTGGACACGAATGTGGAACGAAGAGCCCTTGGAGAGATTCAGAACGTGGGCGAAGGCTCCACAGCTGCACAGGGCACCTGGCAATCGGCGGAGTCCGCGCAGTCCAGCCTCGGAGAGCAGAGCCAGAGTGGGCCCCAGGGAGGACGGTCCCAGCGCAGGGAGAGGCACAACCGCATGGAGAGAGATAGAAG GCGCAGAATCCGCATTTGTTGTGACGAGCTGAATCTCTTAGTCCCGTTCTGCAATGCTGAGACTGACAAGGCAACGACTCTTCAGTGGACCACAGCGTTCCTGAAATACATTCAGGAGCGCCACGGAGATTCTCTTAAAAAG GAGCCATCCCCAGGCAGCGAGCTGGCTCCCGCCAGGAGTGAATGCTTGCTGTGA